In Gammaproteobacteria bacterium, the following proteins share a genomic window:
- a CDS encoding ion transporter, with amino-acid sequence MRKNKHTFRKKTFMVLERESHSKFAEFVHYLLMILILLTVIAVILESDAELYKRYFLFFKTLEIISLIIFTIEYILRVWSSVESRDFKGIKGRVRYMLTPMAIIDLLAVLPVWFGIIVYRDFMILRGLRLVRVFKLTRYSRSMNLLTSVLKNESANIFSAFFVLSILIIIAATGMHLVEGEEQPMNFGTIPRAIWWATVTLTTVGYGDVVPITIAGRIFGIVILISGIGMAALPAGILAAGFTKEIQRRKELFRNKAISFLSDGILDKNEQKKLRILAHDLGIPAQYVKNIIWDLERLQLKITELNCPHCNNPIEIEHYSDNIKIRHKKSHE; translated from the coding sequence ATGCGAAAAAATAAACACACCTTCAGAAAAAAAACATTCATGGTTCTTGAGCGTGAGTCTCACTCCAAGTTTGCCGAGTTTGTTCATTATTTATTAATGATTTTAATTTTGCTGACTGTGATTGCAGTTATTCTAGAAAGTGATGCTGAATTGTACAAAAGATATTTTTTATTTTTCAAAACTCTTGAAATTATTAGTTTAATAATTTTTACCATAGAATATATTTTACGGGTTTGGTCAAGTGTGGAAAGCAGGGATTTTAAAGGAATAAAAGGGAGAGTCCGATACATGCTGACTCCAATGGCTATTATTGATCTACTTGCAGTATTACCCGTTTGGTTTGGTATTATTGTGTATCGTGATTTTATGATTTTAAGAGGGTTACGGTTGGTTCGGGTTTTTAAGTTAACCCGTTATTCACGCTCTATGAATCTACTGACTTCAGTTCTAAAGAATGAAAGTGCAAATATATTTTCAGCATTTTTTGTTTTAAGTATATTAATTATTATAGCTGCAACAGGGATGCATTTAGTTGAAGGTGAAGAACAACCTATGAACTTTGGCACAATACCACGTGCAATCTGGTGGGCAACCGTGACACTAACTACTGTTGGGTATGGAGATGTTGTTCCAATAACCATAGCCGGAAGGATATTTGGTATCGTTATTCTGATTTCAGGTATTGGCATGGCTGCACTACCGGCAGGTATTCTCGCAGCCGGATTTACAAAGGAAATTCAAAGAAGAAAAGAGTTATTTCGAAATAAGGCTATCAGTTTTTTATCTGATGGTATTCTGGATAAAAACGAACAAAAAAAACTACGCATTCTGGCTCATGATTTGGGTATTCCGGCTCAATATGTTAAAAATATCATATGGGATTTAGAAAGGCTCCAACTCAAAATCACAGAACTAAATTGTCCTCATTGTAACAATCCTA
- the lgt gene encoding prolipoprotein diacylglyceryl transferase yields the protein MHYLVDFDPVFLDLKIIKIHWYAVTYLIGFALFIILGNYQVKKYQTSWTKEQVSDFLFYGALGVIFGGRIGWVLFYNDTSILDDPFLPFKVQDGGMSFHGGLLGVIVAIYYFHRKTGKKFVEISDFIAPLCALGIGSVRVGNFINGELWGRLTDKPWGMIFPDSLPFSYGNANIEELHQLNSQGVLNEFARHPSPLYEAFSEGLITFIIVWVVARMVKRQGVVTGTFLICYGISRFIVEFFREPDENRGYILFDWMTMGQILTVPILILGLVFISGIFSNKAHAKK from the coding sequence ATGCATTATTTAGTCGATTTTGATCCTGTATTTCTGGACTTAAAAATAATTAAAATCCATTGGTACGCTGTGACATATCTGATTGGTTTTGCTTTATTCATAATTTTAGGGAATTATCAGGTTAAAAAGTACCAAACTTCATGGACAAAGGAGCAGGTTTCAGACTTTTTGTTTTACGGGGCCTTGGGAGTTATTTTTGGTGGTCGTATTGGTTGGGTTCTTTTTTATAACGACACCTCAATTTTGGATGATCCGTTTTTACCATTCAAAGTTCAGGATGGCGGAATGTCATTTCATGGTGGATTACTTGGAGTGATTGTTGCCATTTATTATTTCCACCGCAAAACGGGAAAGAAATTTGTTGAGATTTCAGATTTCATTGCTCCTTTATGTGCCTTAGGAATTGGTTCGGTTAGGGTTGGAAATTTCATCAATGGAGAACTTTGGGGGCGATTAACAGACAAACCTTGGGGAATGATTTTTCCGGATTCCCTACCTTTTTCTTATGGTAATGCAAATATTGAGGAATTGCATCAACTCAATTCTCAAGGAGTTTTAAATGAATTTGCACGGCATCCGTCTCCGTTATATGAAGCATTTTCTGAAGGTTTAATCACTTTTATCATTGTTTGGGTTGTTGCCAGAATGGTTAAAAGACAAGGTGTTGTTACCGGCACATTTTTGATATGTTATGGAATTTCTAGGTTTATCGTTGAATTTTTCCGAGAGCCTGATGAAAACCGAGGTTATATTCTGTTTGACTGGATGACAATGGGGCAGATATTAACTGTGCCTATTTTAATCCTCGGTTTGGTATTTATTTCGGGAATCTTTAGCAATAAAGCTCATGCGAAAAAATAA
- a CDS encoding GspH/FimT family pseudopilin, with product MKKVSGFSLVELMVTLSVMAILLGYGLPNFSGFMLNNYLDTERSRLTTSMTFARSYAINSQKYTVVCPSISGESCDADSNWHNGWIVFIDENRNRELDATDEILRFENPMKTQISATSSVYRSKIRYDGTGFSPGTNVTITFCDDRGIDYAKNLIINNSGRVRQSDANSGNVCTR from the coding sequence ATGAAAAAAGTAAGTGGTTTCTCTTTGGTTGAGTTGATGGTAACACTATCTGTTATGGCAATTTTATTGGGTTATGGTCTGCCAAATTTCTCCGGTTTTATGCTGAATAATTATTTGGATACGGAAAGGAGTCGTTTAACCACATCAATGACTTTTGCCCGAAGTTACGCAATCAACTCACAAAAATATACAGTTGTTTGCCCAAGTATTTCGGGGGAATCTTGTGATGCTGACTCCAACTGGCATAACGGTTGGATTGTTTTTATTGATGAGAATAGAAACCGAGAACTGGATGCAACTGATGAAATACTGCGATTTGAAAATCCCATGAAAACACAAATTTCAGCAACTTCATCGGTTTACCGTTCAAAAATCAGATATGACGGAACCGGTTTTTCGCCTGGGACTAATGTCACAATTACGTTTTGTGATGATCGAGGCATTGACTATGCAAAAAACTTGATAATAAATAATTCCGGTCGAGTGAGGCAATCTGATGCAAATTCAGGCAATGTTTGTACAAGATAA
- a CDS encoding cation:proton antiporter, with amino-acid sequence MPEFIHNFSELGIIIIMFALGFEENTDNFISGIKRSWGIAFFGALVPFVVAYSLTLYYWNDKNMALLCGLAMTATAVSLTLVSLNSEGLNRTMAATGIMTSAILDDIASLALVAILVPIAAGETGTDIIGIAIILAKAVGFFLIIAVLGKWIFPSEKGVLKFIPAFNLFSLKNVLSMGKGEYMPS; translated from the coding sequence ATGCCTGAATTCATTCATAATTTCTCTGAGTTAGGGATTATCATTATCATGTTTGCTTTAGGATTTGAAGAGAACACTGATAACTTTATCTCCGGAATCAAAAGAAGCTGGGGCATCGCATTCTTTGGCGCATTAGTCCCTTTTGTGGTTGCCTATTCATTAACACTCTATTATTGGAATGACAAAAATATGGCATTGCTGTGCGGGCTTGCCATGACTGCGACAGCTGTATCACTCACTTTGGTATCTTTGAATAGTGAGGGCTTAAACCGAACCATGGCAGCAACAGGAATTATGACTTCTGCTATATTGGATGATATTGCTTCTTTGGCACTAGTTGCTATCCTTGTGCCGATTGCCGCTGGCGAAACAGGAACTGATATTATCGGAATTGCGATTATATTGGCAAAAGCTGTTGGTTTCTTTCTTATTATTGCAGTGTTGGGCAAGTGGATTTTTCCATCAGAAAAAGGGGTTTTGAAATTTATTCCTGCTTTCAATCTTTTTAGCCTCAAGAATGTGTTATCCATGGGCAAAGGAGAATATATGCCGTCTTAA